A region of Veillonellales bacterium DNA encodes the following proteins:
- a CDS encoding FeoA family protein, with amino-acid sequence MKKMFSITELNPGDRARIGSLLSVNKLHLRKLTVFGILPGVEIELLQTSPTYVLRVEHTQLALDFEIAKNIFVWKQENIKN; translated from the coding sequence ATGAAAAAAATGTTCTCCATTACAGAACTTAACCCAGGGGATAGGGCTAGAATTGGCTCGCTGCTATCAGTCAATAAACTACATTTGCGTAAACTTACCGTCTTCGGAATTTTACCGGGAGTTGAGATTGAGCTGCTTCAGACTTCACCAACGTATGTACTGCGAGTTGAGCATACCCAGCTAGCTCTTGATTTTGAGATTGCTAAAAATATATTTGTTTGGAAACAAGAAAATATAAAAAATTAA
- a CDS encoding nucleoside recognition domain-containing protein, with the protein MALMIWVIVILMVFFAVGCLSAKIIPGERSPFYLEIPPLRLPVLSNIITKAFTRMSWYFIEILPVFIFTSLVLWVSDCIGLLSYVIQKTEPIMILLGLPRETSQIFLLGFFRRDYGAAGLYDMCVRGLLTDNQLVVAAVTLTLFLPCVAQLAVMIKERGLFSSLIMVILIIGIAFLTGGLLGHIIDWLSIQI; encoded by the coding sequence ATGGCCTTAATGATATGGGTCATTGTCATATTGATGGTTTTCTTTGCTGTTGGCTGTCTGAGCGCTAAAATTATACCTGGTGAGCGAAGCCCGTTTTATTTGGAAATCCCCCCCCTTCGTCTGCCCGTTTTATCAAATATTATTACCAAGGCGTTTACTCGTATGTCCTGGTACTTTATAGAAATATTGCCGGTTTTTATCTTTACGAGTTTAGTATTGTGGGTTAGCGACTGCATCGGGTTGCTGTCTTATGTGATTCAAAAAACAGAACCCATAATGATTCTGCTGGGATTACCGCGGGAAACGTCGCAGATATTTTTATTGGGATTTTTTCGCCGCGACTATGGAGCAGCCGGACTTTACGATATGTGTGTACGGGGGTTATTAACGGACAATCAGCTGGTTGTAGCCGCGGTTACCTTAACGCTGTTTCTTCCGTGTGTGGCGCAATTGGCTGTAATGATAAAAGAGCGTGGACTCTTTTCTTCTCTGATTATGGTCATTCTTATTATTGGGATTGCATTTCTTACCGGAGGATTGCTGGGGCACATCATCGATTGGCTGTCTATTCAGATTTGA
- a CDS encoding DUF169 domain-containing protein, whose protein sequence is MECRLAKELNLRYEPVSIFLSDEKPERALQCKGQRSCTIPLFLTAAKGKTVILERSTTGCPGEKVGLGFGQFPNYPDGIEYFLSVGKSGVFEGEGYLKDPDLGKEFVECLPITDIPYLARMKI, encoded by the coding sequence ATGGAATGTCGTTTGGCCAAAGAATTAAACTTGCGGTATGAACCTGTATCTATTTTTCTGAGCGATGAAAAACCGGAAAGAGCACTTCAATGTAAAGGCCAAAGAAGTTGCACAATCCCATTATTTTTAACCGCAGCAAAAGGTAAAACGGTTATTTTGGAACGTAGTACTACAGGATGCCCCGGAGAAAAAGTAGGTCTGGGGTTTGGCCAATTTCCTAACTATCCTGATGGTATTGAATACTTTTTATCAGTAGGGAAAAGTGGTGTATTTGAAGGAGAAGGTTATTTGAAGGATCCAGACCTAGGTAAAGAATTCGTTGAGTGCCTGCCAATAACAGATATTCCTTACCTAGCCCGAATGAAAATATAG
- the ligD gene encoding non-homologous end-joining DNA ligase has protein sequence MPKYSELDIAGMKVKVSNLNKVFYPETGFTKQQMIDYYIRISPVLLPHLAGRPLTLKRYPNGVEKNFFYQKSCPSSRPEWMTTTPIWSESNNRETCYCIVDSLQALVWVANLAGLELHTSLSKQEDSKIPTMMVFDLDPGLPATIIECAKVALYLNELFMNANLKSYPKTSGSKGLQVYVPLNTPTDYNQTKELAYKVAQTLEAKYSNLVISKMNKKQREGKVFIDWSQNDEHKTTVCVYSLRAKEKPTVSTPVTWEEVEEAYKSKDSKQLFFTFDNILKRVDQIGDLFAPVLTTKQYL, from the coding sequence ATGCCTAAATATAGTGAACTCGATATTGCAGGCATGAAAGTAAAGGTATCTAATCTCAATAAAGTATTTTATCCTGAGACGGGATTTACTAAGCAGCAAATGATCGATTATTATATAAGAATTTCCCCTGTATTACTTCCTCATTTAGCGGGAAGGCCATTAACATTAAAACGATATCCGAATGGAGTAGAAAAGAATTTTTTCTATCAAAAGTCTTGTCCAAGCTCACGTCCGGAATGGATGACAACAACCCCTATATGGAGTGAGAGTAATAATAGAGAAACTTGTTATTGCATTGTCGATAGCCTGCAGGCTTTAGTATGGGTTGCTAATTTAGCAGGGCTTGAACTTCACACATCTTTATCGAAGCAAGAAGACAGCAAAATACCAACCATGATGGTATTTGATTTAGATCCCGGACTTCCTGCGACGATAATAGAATGCGCGAAAGTTGCATTATATCTAAATGAGTTGTTTATGAATGCCAATTTAAAAAGCTATCCTAAGACATCAGGATCCAAGGGGCTGCAAGTTTATGTACCACTGAATACTCCTACAGACTATAATCAAACGAAAGAATTGGCTTATAAAGTTGCTCAAACATTAGAAGCTAAATATTCAAATTTAGTTATTTCAAAAATGAACAAAAAGCAGAGAGAAGGCAAGGTGTTTATCGACTGGAGCCAAAACGATGAGCATAAGACGACAGTATGTGTTTATTCGTTGCGGGCTAAAGAAAAGCCAACAGTTTCGACCCCAGTTACCTGGGAAGAAGTAGAAGAAGCCTATAAGAGCAAAGATTCAAAGCAGTTATTTTTTACATTTGACAATATATTGAAGAGGGTTGATCAAATCGGTGATCTATTTGCTCCTGTGCTTACGACTAAACAATATTTATAG
- a CDS encoding Ku protein, with translation MRPIWNGAISFGLVNVPIKLYSTTKKKTVRFNQLRKSDGCRIQQKKICGKDGSEVSQEEIVKGYEVSPERYVVVSEKELEALNPIKSRNIDIQDFVDLNQIDPIFYVQSYYLVPDKGAVKAYSLLLTAMKQSNKVAIARFVLRNKEYLCAIRPIGNVLSLATMFFADEVIPQTELEGLPESVIEPTERELKVALQLVESLSAKFEPEKYKDEYRERVLNLIQEKAEGQTVVVEKVPEEQKGKVVDLMAALEASLSQIKKKNTKKAPSERARKKHA, from the coding sequence ATGCGGCCTATATGGAATGGTGCAATAAGCTTCGGATTGGTTAATGTCCCGATCAAACTATATAGTACAACAAAAAAGAAAACCGTACGATTTAATCAGTTAAGAAAAAGTGATGGGTGCCGTATTCAGCAGAAAAAAATTTGTGGGAAAGATGGGAGTGAGGTATCCCAAGAAGAAATTGTGAAGGGATATGAAGTATCTCCCGAGCGCTATGTCGTAGTTAGTGAAAAAGAGTTAGAAGCCTTAAACCCAATTAAATCTCGGAATATCGATATACAAGATTTCGTGGATTTGAATCAAATTGATCCAATATTTTATGTGCAATCTTATTACCTTGTTCCAGATAAAGGTGCAGTAAAGGCCTACTCTTTACTGCTCACAGCAATGAAACAGTCCAATAAAGTAGCTATTGCTAGATTTGTCTTACGTAATAAAGAATATTTATGCGCTATTCGGCCGATTGGAAATGTATTAAGTCTTGCTACAATGTTTTTTGCTGATGAAGTTATTCCTCAAACAGAGTTGGAAGGGTTACCAGAGTCCGTAATTGAACCAACGGAAAGGGAATTAAAAGTAGCTTTACAGCTGGTTGAGTCCTTATCAGCAAAATTTGAACCTGAAAAATATAAGGATGAATATCGTGAACGGGTTCTCAATTTAATTCAAGAAAAAGCCGAAGGGCAAACGGTAGTTGTAGAAAAAGTACCTGAAGAGCAAAAAGGGAAGGTGGTTGATTTAATGGCAGCATTAGAAGCTAGCCTGTCCCAGATAAAAAAGAAAAACACTAAAAAGGCACCTAGCGAGAGAGCACGTAAAAAACATGCCTAA